A genomic region of Christiangramia sp. OXR-203 contains the following coding sequences:
- a CDS encoding FtsW/RodA/SpoVE family cell cycle protein: protein MSNIFANLKGDKVIWAVAALLAIFSFLPVYSASSNLAYLHGDGSTTGFLIMHFFHLLLGFCLLFAVHKIPYHYFRGISILLLPIVIILLIFTIAQGTTIDGAYASRWIRIPVLNVSFQSSTLASVVLMVYVARYLSKITEKKVTFKETIIPLWAPVFAVLVLILPANFSTTAIIFVMTLILMFLGGYPIKYLSAIVGVGIVMLGIFVLTAKAFPGLLPNRVDTWSSRIETFFDGEEADEQYQVEKAKIAIAQGGITGTGIGKSVQRNFLPQSSSDFIYAIIVEEMGLIGAFGVMLAYLLLLFRIVIVATKASSIFGKLVVMGVGLPIVFQALINMGVAVELFPVTGQTLPLVSSGGTSIWMTCIALGIILSVSARREEIKEFENESLNGEEENPLDILSEAI, encoded by the coding sequence ATGAGCAACATATTTGCAAATTTAAAAGGTGATAAAGTGATCTGGGCGGTAGCAGCTTTGCTGGCGATCTTTTCCTTTTTGCCGGTGTACAGTGCCAGTAGTAATCTGGCCTATCTCCATGGAGATGGTAGTACTACTGGATTTCTTATCATGCACTTTTTTCACTTGCTACTTGGTTTTTGCCTGTTATTCGCGGTACATAAAATACCTTATCATTACTTTCGGGGAATAAGTATTTTACTGCTCCCTATTGTAATTATTTTACTGATTTTCACAATTGCCCAGGGAACTACCATTGATGGTGCTTATGCCAGTAGATGGATACGTATCCCGGTATTAAATGTATCCTTCCAGTCTTCAACTCTGGCTTCGGTCGTTTTGATGGTTTATGTTGCCAGATATCTCTCTAAGATTACCGAGAAAAAAGTAACATTTAAGGAGACAATAATTCCGCTATGGGCCCCTGTTTTCGCTGTATTAGTGCTAATTTTGCCGGCCAATTTCTCCACAACGGCGATCATTTTTGTCATGACGCTGATACTGATGTTTTTAGGAGGTTATCCTATCAAATACCTATCAGCCATTGTTGGTGTCGGTATTGTAATGCTGGGTATTTTCGTGCTTACAGCTAAAGCATTTCCAGGTTTATTACCCAACAGGGTGGATACCTGGTCCAGCCGAATTGAAACCTTTTTCGATGGAGAGGAAGCAGATGAGCAATATCAGGTAGAGAAAGCTAAAATTGCGATCGCTCAGGGTGGTATAACAGGAACTGGAATTGGTAAAAGTGTACAAAGAAATTTTTTACCCCAATCTTCTTCAGATTTTATTTACGCGATCATCGTGGAGGAAATGGGGCTGATAGGGGCTTTTGGAGTGATGCTAGCCTACTTGCTTCTGTTATTCAGGATTGTGATCGTTGCTACCAAAGCGAGTAGCATATTTGGTAAACTGGTGGTGATGGGTGTAGGATTACCTATAGTTTTCCAGGCGCTTATCAATATGGGTGTTGCGGTGGAATTATTTCCAGTAACGGGACAAACCTTGCCGCTGGTTAGTAGTGGGGGAACGTCCATCTGGATGACTTGCATCGCACTTGGAATTATACTGAGTGTAAGTGCTAGAAGAGAAGAAATTAAAGAATTTGAAAATGAGAGCCTGAATGGCGAGGAAGAGAATCCTCTGGATATTTTGAGCGAAGCGATATGA
- a CDS encoding UDP-N-acetylmuramoyl-L-alanyl-D-glutamate--2,6-diaminopimelate ligase, with product MQVLKDILYKVNIKSVSGDTGVTIRDIHFDSRKVSLNDVFIAIRGSLSDGHDFIKNAENQGALAIVCEELPKEKVNGVTYIEVADSKRALAYISANYYENPSENLKLVGVTGTNGKTTIATLLYDLFTKAGFKCGLLSTVKIMVGDEERTAIRTTPDSISINSHLSDMNDAGVEFCFMEVSSHGIDQHRTTALKFKGGIFTNLSHDHLDYHKNFAEYRDVKKRFFDELPASAFALTNIDDKNGDIMLQNTKAKKYSYALKSYADYQAQILENNFTGLLLKVRDQELWSRLIGTFNAYNVLAIYATAELLGLKTLETLRIISELSSVSGRFQYIISEKEKVTAIVDYAHTPDALKNVLETINSIRTKNENLITVVGCGGDRDNTKRPKMGHIASALSTKVIFTSDNPRTEDPDKIIEDVEAGVEPQNFKKIMSVTNRKQAIRTACQMATNNDIILIAGKGHETYQEVNGERFDFDDLKIVKEFLKTLDK from the coding sequence ATGCAGGTTTTAAAAGACATACTCTATAAGGTGAATATTAAGTCGGTTTCCGGAGATACCGGGGTGACCATTCGTGATATTCATTTTGATTCCAGAAAAGTTTCTCTAAATGATGTTTTCATCGCGATTCGAGGAAGCTTAAGTGATGGTCATGACTTTATCAAAAATGCTGAAAATCAGGGTGCACTTGCTATTGTATGTGAGGAGCTTCCGAAGGAAAAAGTAAATGGCGTTACTTATATTGAAGTAGCAGACTCCAAGAGAGCGCTGGCGTATATTTCAGCTAATTATTACGAGAATCCTTCCGAAAATTTAAAATTAGTTGGAGTTACGGGTACCAATGGGAAAACAACCATTGCGACTTTGCTATATGACCTGTTTACCAAGGCTGGATTTAAATGCGGATTACTTTCTACCGTGAAGATCATGGTTGGAGATGAAGAACGTACTGCCATTCGAACGACTCCAGATTCCATAAGTATCAATTCTCACCTAAGCGATATGAACGATGCCGGTGTAGAATTTTGCTTTATGGAAGTGAGTTCACATGGAATTGATCAGCATCGTACGACTGCTCTTAAATTTAAAGGCGGAATTTTCACGAATCTCTCGCACGATCATCTTGACTATCACAAAAACTTTGCAGAATACCGTGATGTGAAAAAGAGGTTTTTTGATGAATTGCCAGCTTCAGCTTTTGCACTTACCAATATCGATGATAAGAATGGTGATATAATGCTTCAGAATACAAAAGCGAAGAAATACAGTTACGCTTTAAAATCCTATGCAGATTACCAGGCTCAGATCCTTGAAAATAACTTTACAGGGTTGCTTCTGAAGGTAAGAGATCAGGAATTATGGTCCAGACTGATAGGTACTTTCAACGCTTACAATGTACTTGCGATTTATGCTACTGCGGAATTATTAGGCTTAAAAACTCTGGAAACACTTCGAATTATAAGCGAATTGAGTTCTGTTAGTGGAAGGTTTCAGTATATAATTTCAGAAAAAGAAAAGGTAACAGCAATTGTTGACTACGCACATACCCCCGATGCATTGAAGAATGTATTGGAGACCATCAACAGTATTCGTACAAAAAATGAGAATTTGATCACGGTGGTAGGCTGTGGTGGTGATAGAGACAATACGAAGAGACCAAAAATGGGACATATTGCGTCTGCTTTAAGTACCAAAGTGATCTTTACCAGCGATAATCCAAGAACCGAAGATCCGGATAAGATCATCGAGGATGTGGAAGCAGGAGTAGAGCCACAGAACTTCAAAAAGATAATGAGTGTAACCAACCGAAAACAGGCAATTAGAACTGCCTGCCAAATGGCTACAAACAACGATATTATATTAATTGCCGGGAAAGGTCATGAGACCTACCAGGAGGTAAACGGAGAACGATTTGATTTTGATGACCTCAAAATTGTAAAGGAATTTCTAAAAACTCTGGATAAATAA
- the mraY gene encoding phospho-N-acetylmuramoyl-pentapeptide-transferase — MLYYLFKFLEDRYQLPGAQLFEFLSFRSAMAIILSLGISTIYGKHIINYLRAKQIGESVRDLGLKGQTEKAGTPTMGGVIIIVATLIPVLLFAKLENIYVILLIITTLWMGAIGFLDDYIKTFKKDKEGLKGIFKVIGQIGLGLIVGCTMYFHPQITTKEVMTETNPTENVIARAEVVDMGPEVKDTSTTIPFVKDNEFEYSSLISWIDADLVNYAWLIFIPIVIFIVTAVSNGANLTDGIDGLAAGSSAIIVLTLGIFAWVSGNIIFSDYLNIMYIPRSGEMTIFITAFAGALVGFLWYNTYPAQVFMGDTGSLTIGGIIAVLAIATRKELLIPLLCGIFLVENLSVVLQVGWFKWTKRKFGEGRRIFLMSPLHHHYQKKGRHESKIVVRFWIIGIFLAILTIVTLKVR, encoded by the coding sequence ATGCTGTATTACCTGTTTAAATTTTTAGAAGATAGATATCAGCTGCCAGGAGCACAGTTATTTGAGTTCCTGTCATTCAGGTCTGCAATGGCGATCATATTATCGCTGGGAATTTCTACGATCTATGGTAAACATATTATCAATTACCTGAGAGCTAAACAAATAGGTGAAAGCGTTAGAGATCTTGGGTTAAAAGGTCAGACGGAAAAGGCAGGTACACCAACCATGGGGGGTGTGATCATTATAGTTGCGACGCTAATCCCTGTTTTATTGTTCGCCAAGCTGGAAAATATTTATGTCATTCTGTTGATCATTACCACACTTTGGATGGGTGCGATTGGTTTCCTGGATGATTATATCAAGACATTTAAGAAAGATAAAGAAGGATTAAAGGGCATTTTTAAAGTGATAGGCCAGATTGGACTTGGTCTTATCGTAGGATGTACCATGTATTTTCATCCACAGATAACTACAAAGGAAGTAATGACCGAAACCAATCCTACTGAAAATGTGATTGCCAGAGCTGAGGTTGTGGATATGGGGCCGGAAGTAAAGGATACCAGTACAACTATTCCGTTTGTTAAGGACAACGAATTTGAATACTCCAGTTTAATAAGCTGGATAGATGCAGACCTTGTAAACTATGCGTGGCTGATATTTATTCCTATCGTGATCTTTATAGTAACTGCAGTTTCTAATGGAGCGAATCTAACCGATGGTATCGATGGACTTGCCGCTGGATCATCGGCTATTATAGTGCTAACACTAGGGATCTTTGCCTGGGTTTCGGGTAACATCATATTTTCAGATTACTTGAATATAATGTACATCCCACGATCTGGTGAGATGACCATTTTTATAACGGCTTTTGCCGGTGCTTTAGTCGGTTTTCTTTGGTATAACACCTATCCAGCCCAGGTTTTTATGGGAGATACTGGAAGTTTGACCATTGGTGGAATTATCGCAGTACTTGCGATCGCCACAAGAAAGGAATTGCTGATACCATTACTCTGTGGAATTTTCCTGGTGGAAAATCTTTCAGTAGTACTACAGGTAGGCTGGTTCAAATGGACTAAGAGAAAATTTGGTGAAGGAAGAAGGATTTTTTTGATGTCACCTCTTCATCATCATTATCAGAAAAAAGGTAGACATGAAAGTAAGATCGTAGTAAGATTCTGGATTATCGGAATTTTCCTGGCGATACTTACCATCGTCACCTTAAAAGTACGCTAG
- the murD gene encoding UDP-N-acetylmuramoyl-L-alanine--D-glutamate ligase → MERLVILGGGESGVGTAILGKEKGYEVFLSDKGRIKDKYRDVLTKLEIDWEDEKHTEEKILNANVVMKSPGIPETAALVVKLRKNDIPVISEIEFASWFSETPVIGITGSNGKTTVTNLIQHLLKSGEVNSGMGGNIGNSYAKMVAEDEHDWFVLELSSFQLDGIEDFKPHIAILTNITPDHLDRYDYKFENYIESKFRITKNQTAEDYFIYDADDPVITEWLEKNPVKAQKLPFSMEKKLENGAFLEDTNIVIKINNTEFTMSTSDISLQGKHNTKNAMAAATVSQLLRIRKQTIRDSMANFQGVEHRLEKVLKINNVMYINDSKATNVNATYYALESMESETVWILGGVDKGNVYDDLLPLVNEKVKAIICLGVDNEKIKRAFGNIVENLVETGSMDEAVKMAYRLADKGDNVLLSPACASFDLFENYEDRGRQFKNAVRNL, encoded by the coding sequence ATGGAAAGACTGGTCATATTAGGAGGTGGAGAAAGTGGAGTTGGTACGGCAATTCTCGGGAAAGAGAAGGGCTACGAGGTTTTTCTTTCAGATAAAGGAAGGATCAAGGATAAGTACCGTGATGTTCTTACAAAACTGGAAATAGATTGGGAAGATGAGAAACATACAGAAGAAAAGATTCTGAATGCAAACGTGGTGATGAAAAGCCCTGGTATTCCAGAAACTGCTGCACTTGTTGTAAAACTTCGGAAGAATGATATTCCTGTTATATCAGAAATTGAATTCGCTTCCTGGTTTTCTGAAACTCCCGTGATCGGGATTACAGGAAGCAACGGTAAAACAACAGTGACCAACCTGATTCAACATTTACTGAAGAGTGGCGAGGTAAATTCAGGAATGGGTGGAAATATTGGAAACAGCTATGCGAAAATGGTTGCTGAAGACGAGCATGATTGGTTCGTTCTTGAATTATCCAGTTTTCAGCTGGATGGAATCGAGGATTTCAAACCGCATATTGCCATTTTAACCAACATTACGCCAGATCATTTAGATCGCTATGATTACAAATTTGAAAATTATATAGAATCAAAATTCAGAATAACAAAGAATCAAACAGCCGAAGATTATTTCATCTACGATGCAGATGATCCAGTGATCACAGAATGGCTTGAGAAAAATCCTGTGAAAGCACAAAAGTTGCCATTTTCAATGGAAAAGAAACTTGAAAACGGCGCTTTCTTAGAAGATACAAACATTGTTATAAAAATAAATAATACCGAGTTTACTATGTCAACATCAGATATATCCCTACAGGGCAAGCACAACACCAAGAATGCAATGGCTGCGGCCACCGTTTCTCAGTTGCTTAGAATTAGAAAGCAAACCATTAGAGACAGCATGGCTAATTTTCAGGGTGTGGAACATCGTCTTGAAAAGGTGCTAAAGATCAACAATGTGATGTATATCAACGATTCCAAAGCGACCAATGTAAATGCCACTTATTATGCATTGGAAAGTATGGAATCTGAAACTGTATGGATCCTTGGCGGTGTGGATAAAGGCAATGTTTATGATGATCTACTTCCTTTAGTGAACGAAAAAGTGAAGGCGATCATTTGCTTAGGAGTTGACAATGAGAAAATCAAAAGAGCTTTTGGAAACATCGTGGAAAACCTGGTAGAAACCGGATCTATGGATGAGGCAGTTAAAATGGCTTACAGATTAGCAGATAAAGGTGATAATGTGTTGTTGTCTCCGGCATGTGCGAGTTTCGATCTATTCGAAAATTATGAGGATAGAGGTAGACAGTTTAAGAATGCCGTGCGTAATCTATAA